One genomic region from Candidatus Nitrosopumilus koreensis AR1 encodes:
- a CDS encoding DNA-binding protein yields the protein MLDKPHDTIFIGKKPLMSYVTSAIIQLSSLDSIVIKARGMSIGLAVDVTQVLLKKTDAFEVGCVKINSESLESQDGRKRDVSTIEIPISKKVK from the coding sequence ATGTTAGATAAACCACATGATACAATTTTTATCGGAAAAAAACCGTTAATGTCATATGTCACCTCTGCAATAATCCAACTATCTTCATTAGATTCCATAGTCATTAAGGCCAGAGGTATGAGTATTGGACTTGCAGTAGATGTCACTCAGGTCCTCTTAAAAAAAACAGACGCATTTGAAGTAGGATGTGTCAAAATCAATTCTGAATCACTAGAATCTCAAGATGGGCGAAAAAGAGATGTCTCCACCATAGAAATTCCAATTTCTAAGAAGGTAAAATAG
- a CDS encoding DUF6659 family protein — MNSVEKISSLDNACAKLVQMDEIRHVAVINKLGRPVASKFKSGIPRLLDDEKIKMVYMQMMLDLRMRQELDEILGPIDYITSRRKNVMIISVPTTNHLVLISADKDTSSSKIIKRAEDLFDIIDLHQN; from the coding sequence ATGAATTCAGTTGAAAAAATTAGTTCATTAGACAATGCATGTGCTAAACTGGTTCAAATGGATGAAATTAGGCATGTTGCAGTAATTAACAAATTAGGACGACCAGTAGCAAGCAAATTCAAATCAGGAATTCCAAGATTGTTAGATGATGAAAAAATCAAGATGGTCTATATGCAAATGATGCTTGATTTACGAATGAGACAAGAACTAGATGAAATTCTTGGCCCAATTGACTATATTACATCACGAAGGAAAAATGTCATGATCATAAGTGTTCCCACTACCAATCATCTAGTATTGATTAGTGCTGACAAAGACACCAGTTCTTCAAAAATAATCAAACGAGCTGAAGATCTATTTGACATAATTGATTTGCATCAAAATTAG
- a CDS encoding N-formylglutamate amidohydrolase: protein MNKLPILLSIPHGGTKKPNELDGHLAITNKDLFDDSDPFVVELYDLGDKVQRVVKTDIARAFVDLNRSLQDMPPDNSDGLIKSLTCYEKPIYISGKEPDDSLRNMLIELYYMPYHRTLQKSFSELDLQLCLDCHSMASVAPGISPDGKDKKRPLFCLSNQDGNTCSDEMIELLADCISKSYSIDRQEISLNDPFHGGYITKTYGNKPIPWIQVEMNRDLYLSEPWFDAESLSVKPVHLQKLNKKFEESLNLLISKMMV from the coding sequence TTGAACAAGCTACCGATATTACTGTCCATCCCACATGGAGGAACTAAAAAACCAAATGAACTTGATGGGCATCTGGCAATTACAAATAAAGATTTGTTTGATGACTCTGATCCTTTTGTAGTTGAACTATATGATTTAGGAGACAAAGTTCAACGTGTAGTCAAGACAGATATTGCAAGAGCATTTGTTGATCTTAACCGCTCATTACAAGATATGCCTCCTGATAACTCTGATGGACTAATCAAAAGTTTGACATGTTATGAAAAACCAATCTATATTTCAGGAAAAGAACCTGATGATTCTCTTAGAAACATGTTGATTGAGTTATACTATATGCCTTATCATAGAACCCTCCAAAAGAGCTTTTCCGAGCTGGATTTACAGTTATGTCTTGATTGCCATTCCATGGCATCCGTTGCACCTGGAATTTCTCCAGATGGCAAAGACAAGAAACGCCCGTTGTTTTGTCTTTCAAATCAAGACGGAAACACATGTTCAGACGAAATGATTGAACTTTTAGCTGATTGCATCTCTAAATCTTATTCGATTGATAGACAAGAAATATCCCTAAATGATCCATTTCATGGGGGATACATTACAAAAACATATGGAAATAAGCCTATTCCATGGATTCAAGTTGAGATGAATAGAGACTTGTATCTATCTGAACCCTGGTTTGATGCAGAATCTCTATCTGTCAAACCAGTACATCTTCAAAAATTAAACAAAAAGTTTGAAGAATCTTTGAATCTCTTAATCTCAAAGATGATGGTGTAA
- the ggt gene encoding gamma-glutamyltransferase — protein MDVEHIEKAFVPTADKKCAVAKKGMVASAFPDATKAGVEMLRKGGNAIDAACATALALGVCEPQASGLGGQSMVIMHYNGKSFAIDGSSRAPSLAHSSKYRLQKKRKLGYRATTIPSTLATVGFMHERFGQLSWQKIVAPSIRIAKKGYKITQLQHDLQIRELDKFLSIKSKSGAKYFLKDGQVPYDVGDTFVQHDLAETLKIISEYGYTVFYHGSIAKKISQDMKKNKGLIREEDLAYMPEPIIKKPLSRKYRHFTVTTMPPPAAGRTLLLTLMMLNHLPSKFLRSSKPSSYHFVAETFRKAFLHRLQRPFNRHTYKQTQDKLHLQRSFAKQMADSIHNSMDATLPMMDPDFGGEDTTHLSTMDNEGNAVGITQSIELAYGSKAAAEGLGFLYNNYMSAFEFTNPNHPFYIRPNAIPWTSVSPALIFNDSKLWMVVGSPGSQRIFSTITQFLSRIIDGNLPMSDAIKRPRFHCSIGGTVSIEDGGFRDEIVQYLKDMGYQISVKERYSFYHGAIHATMKLQSQQGFHGVAEVRRDGTAEGLD, from the coding sequence TTGGATGTAGAACATATAGAAAAAGCATTTGTGCCTACTGCAGATAAGAAATGCGCCGTTGCCAAAAAGGGAATGGTTGCATCAGCGTTTCCTGATGCTACAAAAGCAGGTGTTGAGATGCTCAGAAAAGGAGGAAATGCAATTGATGCTGCATGTGCAACTGCGTTAGCTTTAGGAGTATGCGAACCTCAAGCATCAGGACTTGGCGGTCAATCAATGGTCATAATGCATTACAATGGAAAATCATTTGCAATTGATGGTTCAAGCCGTGCACCGTCTTTAGCTCATTCATCAAAATACAGATTACAAAAAAAGCGTAAACTAGGCTACAGAGCAACTACTATTCCAAGCACCTTGGCAACAGTAGGTTTTATGCATGAAAGATTTGGACAGTTGTCTTGGCAAAAAATTGTTGCTCCGTCTATACGGATTGCAAAAAAGGGATACAAAATCACACAACTACAACACGATTTGCAAATAAGGGAACTTGACAAATTCCTCTCAATAAAATCAAAATCAGGTGCCAAATATTTTTTGAAAGATGGACAGGTTCCTTATGACGTAGGAGACACATTTGTACAACATGATCTAGCTGAAACATTAAAGATAATTTCTGAATACGGATATACTGTTTTTTATCATGGCTCTATTGCAAAGAAAATTTCTCAAGATATGAAAAAGAACAAGGGCTTGATTCGAGAGGAAGATTTGGCATACATGCCAGAACCAATCATCAAAAAACCGCTCAGCAGAAAATACAGGCATTTTACAGTTACAACAATGCCTCCTCCAGCTGCCGGAAGAACTTTACTACTCACATTAATGATGTTAAATCACCTACCATCAAAATTCCTAAGAAGTTCAAAACCAAGTTCGTATCACTTTGTAGCAGAAACTTTCAGAAAGGCATTTTTGCACCGATTACAGCGTCCATTTAATCGACACACTTACAAACAAACACAAGACAAACTTCACCTTCAAAGATCTTTTGCAAAACAAATGGCAGACTCAATCCACAATTCCATGGATGCTACATTACCTATGATGGATCCTGATTTTGGAGGAGAGGATACAACTCATCTTTCAACTATGGATAATGAGGGAAATGCAGTAGGAATCACACAGTCAATTGAATTAGCTTATGGTTCAAAAGCTGCGGCTGAAGGATTGGGATTTTTGTATAATAATTACATGTCAGCTTTTGAATTTACAAATCCAAACCATCCGTTCTATATTCGACCAAATGCAATTCCTTGGACTTCTGTTTCACCTGCATTGATCTTCAATGATTCTAAACTGTGGATGGTCGTTGGAAGTCCTGGAAGTCAAAGAATTTTTTCAACAATCACTCAATTTCTATCTAGGATTATTGATGGTAATCTTCCAATGAGTGATGCTATCAAACGCCCTAGATTTCATTGTTCAATTGGCGGCACAGTCAGTATAGAGGATGGTGGATTTCGTGATGAAATAGTACAATATCTTAAAGACATGGGATATCAAATTTCTGTCAAAGAAAGATACTCGTTTTATCATGGTGCAATTCATGCCACAATGAAATTACAATCACAACAAGGATTTCATGGTGTAGCAGAGGTCAGACGTGATGGGACAGCTGAAGGATTAGATTGA
- a CDS encoding ion transporter, with amino-acid sequence MVNVILQRTYEILEGTTNDKLAKGFQIFIISLIAVNVLFVIIETEESVLDEYGYLFTPFEIFSVLVFTAEYAGRLIVCKLNPKYQNKKFALLRFVFTPMMLIDLAAILPFFLPFVVADMRFIRIIRLLRLFRLFKLARYSEPMQTLGEVFKAKAGDLAVAFFILFIVLIFASSLMYYAEHEAQPQIFSSIPASMWWGVITLTTIGYGDVYPVTILGKVIGAGVAILGIAVYAIPTGIMASAFTEELRKRKERSNNTCPHCGKDLPPN; translated from the coding sequence ATGGTTAACGTCATCTTACAAAGAACTTATGAAATTCTTGAAGGCACTACAAATGATAAACTTGCAAAAGGCTTTCAAATTTTCATAATATCTTTGATTGCAGTAAATGTGTTATTTGTAATTATTGAAACAGAAGAATCTGTTTTAGATGAATACGGCTATCTGTTTACTCCTTTTGAAATATTTTCAGTATTAGTTTTCACAGCAGAATATGCTGGGAGATTAATTGTTTGTAAACTAAATCCAAAGTATCAGAATAAAAAATTTGCATTGCTAAGATTTGTATTTACTCCAATGATGCTGATAGATTTAGCTGCAATACTGCCTTTCTTCTTACCGTTTGTGGTTGCAGATATGCGATTCATCAGAATAATACGTCTTCTGAGACTATTCAGATTGTTCAAGCTTGCTAGATATTCTGAACCAATGCAGACACTTGGAGAAGTTTTCAAAGCAAAAGCAGGGGATTTGGCTGTTGCATTCTTTATTCTTTTCATAGTGTTAATTTTTGCATCTAGTCTGATGTATTATGCAGAACATGAGGCACAACCCCAAATATTCTCAAGTATTCCTGCATCTATGTGGTGGGGTGTAATAACACTGACAACTATTGGATATGGGGATGTTTATCCTGTAACCATACTGGGTAAAGTTATCGGTGCAGGCGTGGCAATTTTAGGTATTGCTGTATATGCAATACCAACAGGTATCATGGCGTCTGCATTTACTGAGGAACTCCGAAAAAGAAAAGAACGGAGCAACAACACATGTCCACATTGTGGAAAGGATTTGCCGCCAAATTAG
- the corA gene encoding magnesium/cobalt transporter CorA, whose translation MNNSFGIIINRLVYGFIFAFLYQIVIGIATSLLSIPLTGNIQDLISGVEQIGTSQGPWLVAWWITSTIIITIMALLIIRYKKYLSPYKGEPYIEVPPKITIFTAIIIGASISFLFFLLDSVIGLIASTGTQTDVSAIYQAALVGNFTPLAVSILFSIIAGFIIVGVASKASAVKQITRDFGLQDIPNMMRIRNPTKTQKTTLSDTVGQRPGALIHVGEKKVDKAIINLIEYDGDNINEIHDATFDECLDSKHKPNVSWVNVIGIHDPNIIKTFGDNFGIHALHQSNIMNTELRPSVEISDDYIMIILKMPHYVVETGKLELEQVSIILAEHYLVTFQEIEDDFFNGIRKRLRDNTGTIRKRKSDYLAYSIIDAIVDSYFLVLEKIGDVTENLEEELMQNPSAETMQTIQTLKRRMIALRKAMWPGREIINALERDSSTLISETTRPYLRDVYNHTIQVTDSIEGLRDVIGGMLDTYLSSVSNRMNEVMKTLTIIASIFIPITFIAGIYGTNFSYVPELAWEGSYFVMLGAMGIIATTMIAYFKKKRWM comes from the coding sequence ATGAACAATAGTTTTGGAATAATTATAAACAGACTTGTTTACGGGTTTATTTTTGCATTTTTGTATCAGATTGTTATTGGTATTGCTACATCACTGCTTTCAATACCTCTTACGGGCAACATCCAAGATCTTATTTCAGGTGTTGAACAAATTGGAACTTCTCAAGGACCATGGCTTGTTGCATGGTGGATAACATCTACCATCATCATCACCATAATGGCTTTGTTGATAATACGTTACAAGAAATATTTGTCTCCATACAAAGGTGAACCATACATAGAGGTTCCACCAAAAATTACAATTTTCACTGCAATAATTATCGGTGCATCTATCTCTTTCTTGTTTTTCTTGTTGGACTCAGTAATTGGATTGATAGCCAGCACTGGAACACAAACTGACGTATCTGCAATCTACCAAGCTGCACTTGTAGGGAATTTCACACCCTTAGCTGTTAGTATTCTTTTTTCAATAATTGCTGGATTTATCATTGTAGGTGTTGCAAGCAAAGCTTCTGCCGTCAAACAAATCACTAGGGATTTTGGATTACAAGATATTCCTAACATGATGAGAATTAGGAATCCTACCAAGACACAAAAAACTACGCTATCAGACACTGTTGGTCAACGCCCTGGTGCTTTAATTCATGTAGGTGAAAAAAAAGTAGACAAGGCAATTATCAATCTGATAGAATATGACGGTGATAACATCAATGAAATTCATGATGCAACTTTTGATGAATGTCTTGATTCTAAACACAAACCAAATGTATCTTGGGTAAATGTAATTGGCATTCATGATCCAAACATCATCAAAACTTTTGGCGATAACTTTGGCATTCATGCACTTCATCAATCAAATATTATGAACACCGAACTACGTCCTTCTGTAGAGATCTCTGATGATTATATTATGATCATATTGAAAATGCCTCATTATGTTGTTGAAACAGGAAAATTAGAATTAGAACAAGTCTCAATTATTTTGGCTGAACATTACCTTGTGACTTTTCAAGAAATTGAGGATGATTTTTTTAATGGTATTCGAAAAAGACTGCGAGACAACACTGGCACAATTCGTAAACGCAAAAGTGACTACTTAGCTTATTCTATAATTGATGCTATTGTTGATAGTTATTTTCTAGTATTGGAAAAGATTGGAGATGTCACTGAAAATCTGGAAGAGGAATTGATGCAAAATCCTTCTGCTGAAACCATGCAGACCATACAAACACTCAAGCGTAGAATGATTGCATTAAGAAAAGCAATGTGGCCCGGAAGAGAAATCATTAATGCTCTAGAACGTGACTCATCAACTCTGATCTCAGAAACAACCCGACCGTATCTTCGTGATGTGTATAACCATACAATTCAGGTTACTGATTCTATAGAAGGATTAAGAGATGTAATTGGAGGTATGTTGGATACCTATCTTTCCAGTGTAAGCAACAGAATGAATGAAGTCATGAAGACTCTTACAATTATTGCATCCATATTCATTCCAATAACATTCATAGCTGGAATCTATGGAACAAACTTTTCATATGTTCCAGAACTAGCATGGGAGGGAAGCTATTTTGTAATGCTTGGAGCTATGGGAATTATTGCAACTACTATGATAGCATATTTCAAAAAGAAGCGGTGGATGTAG